TTGCAAGATCACTTAGTACTCCCCTTTCAGGTGTTGAAATCCCATCCCTAGGATCTTCCAACAACTAAAAACATCTGTAGACAAACtgcataaaagaaattcaaacaaAAGAGACATACAATTGGCAAAGAATTCCACTTTCCCTGTTTTCTGAAGTTAGAACACTCAGATCCCTCTTGTTGTGCCTACCTAAGTATGACAAACCGTCACCCAATCCCTTAGTGTAAGAAGTCCACCAAACTTGCCTTAAGTTCCAAAACAGTGAATCCAAACACACAACCCCATCCCTGGTGATTTGCACATTTGGTTTGACTTAGTTAGTTCCGCTACTGAAATCTCATTCGTAAGAACTTTCAATAACAACATCAAGCTCTAAAGCGTACCCCGAGACAGACATTAAGTTCAAACTAAATCAATGGAAAGTCTTAAAAAACTAAAGCCAACTGCATAcacaacaacattaaaaaggaaaattcacAACAAAGTCTAAAAGAGTCATAAATGCCCAAATTGTCTTGTGTTGGAACAcaagtccccggcagcggcgccaaaaacttgttaactttttggcaagtataccaaatcgttccaagtaatatagagtaagttcaaagtatcgttctcccaagggacttgtgcaacacatgacaattcttccttttataactcaagtagacatcaaagtgtacaaaaaacacaagaaactctttttggtatttttatcaaacagttagtgtgcaaggaattatatttaaaagaaacttcgttggaatcaggtttcatgaatcatatgaatataaaactctgttcaatatttcattacttcattcaaacattcacatcaaggcatactagtcctaatcccttagcaactagttctaaatttatatatcaaaatgcTAATCCCTTAGTccatttaacatacaatttgcattaagtccgaTGCTAAAAAtgaccaagttattgagtctatccctagatcccaaatcacttaggtgctctatctatgttcatgttcaaaattgtttttcggTAATCAgagacattcaaataacattatattttcatacaatgatagtaaattcaagaaagagcatatgaacgaacaacaATGTATTGAGCAGGAAAATTacagtgagttcattacattcaatcccaacgaaagagaaatttaactactcctagtcatctaaaacatacacatttgaagcaatcccttgcaacaatggtgtcttgatgccttgaagtagtcttcagaagttcctgagatgttttcgtttctttcttttgtccggAACTTCCCCCGAAGAATGTTTCTgtctttctgtcacgtcttttaaagccacttaacttcattaattcgctcagcgcacatgtACTGGTGCGCTCTGCGAATTTTCTTAAGTTGCActttaactgatgttattcgctcagcgcacaggtactgttgcgctatgcgaattttcttcTTCTGGCAGTGTGCGAATTTTCGCTTTGGCTTTGCGAAAATTTGGCTGACAGAGtctaaataatatatcatttcctgtacaatattttacataacaatctactacttattacaacttttcaatgaggaacaacatgaataattacaagattgagctcatttataagtataaaaacaactctttttcacacttatcagtAGATATGTGGTGCTTGCGTTTAACAGAAGCAAAGCTTTATGCAAATTCAACCCTTCAGATTACTCAATAAAATTTTGCTGTAAGTATAGATTTactacttattttaaatatattttgaaatgtcTTCTTGATTAtcagataagaaaaaattagtattttagCTCAGATGACACAAGCTAAGCTGCAGAAAAAGGGTATAGACACGATTTGCCCGTTTTTAATAAAACGGGATGAGGCAATGCTGCAATAACAGATCTGGGTGACATTAAATTGCTTAAATGCTTTAATTGTGAGCGGTTTATTGTGATgcaaacaaataaactcaaattGGTACTTATTGTGATTTatcaaagatatatatatatatatatatatatatatatatatatatatatatatatatatatatatatatatatttcactctttttaacttaaagttaaaatttagacttaaatatttttttattcaacagATTTGAACTACTTTTCTtactttctaaatttaaaattagttaatttggttcttcaattttaataatgttttattttctatttttaaggtaatttctcatttttaattttgttgtaaaGACAAAAGATGCGTCATTTATAAACTAGgagatgaaaataataattcttaATATTGGGGAATTAAATCAAATGTAGATCTAAGTTTAGTATAAACAAGATGTAAGTCTTGCActtataaatagatatattaaattgaGATATAGtgttattttaaacaataacaCTTTAAAGTCAGACTCAAAGACAAAAAAagccacacacacacacacacacatatatatatatatatatatatatatatatatatatatatatatatatatatatatatatatatatatatatatatatatatatatatatatataaagaaatacaTGTTCAAATGGTTGATAGAAACTTTTTGCTGGTTGCAAGTGTATGGAATcgtattgaaaatatttaatttagatattgagttttaagttataatataagagtagatattatttttattctttgaaaTACTATTTCTCGATtcaatatttacttttaattttattttatttttaaatggttATCaactatgttaaatttaatacatttttcttttgaagaaaaactatttttcaatGCTACTACAATTTTGATTAatcttaatttaacttttaaaatttaacatatcaCAATGAGATGAGTACAAactgtgtttttctttttcgtatacttatctctctctcttttaatattttcaacatGTAGTTATTTTTTCCTTCTATctattatcataaaatttaacttGAGAGCTAATCAagttttgattgaatttgtttatgattttttttttctcattaccAAAAGTATTTCTATGGAACATGAAGATTAATCTTTAACCGAGTATTTTCAAGAATCGGGAATCAAACATCAATCACTTTGGTTGTATGGTATTTCCTATTTCTATTAATATCTCCAAACGtactataaatttttaaatacaaattgtatttataatagaTGTGCACAATTCAAAAGTTTGAAATGGCTAAAATCTATAAGTAGCTAATGTTACTTATTTACCATATTCATAGCTTAATTTGGAGTTGTATGTTTtgttaaacaagaaaaaaaagtgtaacGGCTGAAACTAAAATAGAAACATAATATATGGAAACAATCGTATTAAATTCACAACATTTAACACATGAAGATATGTGCATCAGTATGTTGTAATATAACTATAATCGATCCAAACAACTTCATACTGTATGTAACTTACATATAGAAAGGTTCAAAATAGGAGTAAACCAAAACACACTCTCAACTCTCTCATGTAACTATAACATATTATACACAACTGAAATTTAATATGAATCTCATAACATCCACAAAACATAAACAACTAAACACTGAAATTTAAGGAACTTTAGAAAATTCTGGTTTAGGTAACTCGAacttaagtaatttagaaactTTTGGTAACTCAGGCATTTAAGGTACTTTAGGCAATTCTGACTTTGATAATTCAAGAACTTTAGATAACTCGGGCTTAGCCAATTCAGGGATCTTAGGCATTTTAGGTGTTTTAGGCAACTCTGTCTTATGCAATTCCGACTTAGGCAACTCAAACTTAGGTAATTCAGGTACTTTGGTCAATTCTAGAACTTTAAGAAATTCAGGAACTTTAGACAACTCAGGAACTTTGGGCAACTCAAACTTAGGCACTTCCGAGACTTTAGGTGAATATAACTTTGACAATTCAGGAACCTTAGATAACTCGGGCTTAGGCAATTCTGGGATCTTAGGTATCTCAACTTCTTTAGGCAACTCGGACTTAGGCAATTCAGGATCTTTAGGTAACTCTGGTTTAGACAATTCAGGGATTTTAGGAAACCCTGTCTTAGGCAACTCAGACTTAGGTAATTCAGGAATCTTAGGCATCTCAAGTATTTTAGGCAACTCTAACTTAGGTAATTCAGGCTTAGGCAATTCAGGAACTTTAGGCAACTCAGGAACTTTAGACAACTCTGATTTAGGCAACTTAGGAACTTTAGACAACTCTGATTTAGGCAACTCAGGAACTTTAGGCAACTCTGATTTAGGCAACTCTGATTTAGGCAATTCAGGAACTTTAGGCAACTCAGGAACTTTAGGTAACTCAAACTTAGGTCCTTTAGGCGACTCTAACTTTGAAAATTCAGAAACTTTTGGTAACTCGGGCTTAGGAAATTCAGGAATGTTAGGCATCTCAGGTATTTTAGGCAGTTCTGACTTAGGTATCTCTGGTACTTTAGGTAACTCTGGCTTATGCAATTCAGCGACTTTAGGCAATTCAGGGACTTTAGGAAACTCTGCCTTAGGCAATTCAGGAACTTTAGGCAACTCTGGTTTAGGTAATTCAGAAACTTTAGGCAACTCTGATTTAGGAAATTTAGGAACTTTAGGCAACTCAAGGACTTTAGGCAACTCAGGAACTTTGGGCAACTCAGGAACTTTGGGTAACTCAAACTTAGACACTTCAGAAACTTTAGGCGACTCTAACTTTGACAATTCAGAAACTTTTGATAACTCAGGCTTTGACAATTCACTAATCTTAGGTATCTCAGCTATTTTAGGTAACTCTGGCTTAGGCAATTCAAGAACTTTAGGTAACTCTAGCTTAGATAATTTGGATTTAGGAATTTCAGGAATTTTGGACAACTCTTTAGATACTTCAGGGACTTTAGACAGTTTAGGCAATTCAGGAATACTTAAAGGTGGTATTTCAGCTATATTGGGCAACTGAGGAACCTTAGGGAGCTCAGGCTTTGGAAATGCAGGGATATGTGATGCTGAGAACTCGGGTTTGGGAAGTTGTGACACTTCTGGTTTGGGCAATGCTGATTCCAAAAGAACACGTGCTCCAGCAACCTCCGTGTGGCTGCTTGCTGACAACAACATCAGAAACACAAACGAGAAAATCACTTTAGACAAACCACATGTCCCCATGATTGAATACAAGAACTTGAGAAGAATCTATAGCAGAAGAAGATTTTCACAACAGTTTAGAAATGCTCTGTGAATGCACACTGCTGATTTGCATTGCTGTGTGTAATGAGACTTTTATAGAAGAAACTATGGAGCATGCCACGTGAGTTGGTGGGAATGATACGGTGTAAGTATTGTTTGTTTGCTCAACTTCTTACCCACATTGTAACCCTCAATCTCATACCAAACTGTAATCAGAACCGTTGTTGTTCACCTAATCTGTTGGAAGCAGATGAAGACATTTTAGTCACCTTTGAGTTGAACTGTTAAACAACAAAAGTCAATGTTCTAACGTCAAAGATCCACAAAACCAAGGATCAACAGTGATTTTTGGCAATAAAAATAGTTTCTTGCAAGCTTTCTTTCTGTTTGTTTCGTCAACAAAACCAGACTCCATTTCAACCCCAATAAACTGTGATAATTAACAAGCCATTATTATCTTTGAAACGTACAGAAGCGAATCACAGGTTTGCAGCAGAAAAAGCAACCTCGTAACATTAAAAACTTAGCTGAACAACATTTAACCATTTCGGTACACGTTTCACATCTATAAACCTTATATTTACTTACATATTTGGTTGCTGTTCTTcttctaatatttattatgtaaattatGTCATCGACTTATAAATTGTCGTGTGGTCCAACATTGTAAAATtcgtattaaatattttaaaatcatatcttatgctgatgaaaaataaattaatatgcaGTTTCACTTACAATGTATTGATATTCAATTAATAGTAATTTTCTTACATGCTaatgtttcatattttataacctttattttatttagagtacgtatttttaattgaataattgtataaagtttatttattttaaattttaattttgttttgttaggTAAAGGACAAGTATTTTAGAATTTCTTTTAGAACTAAGTTACCTATATATTTACTACACAAcgatattgattaaaaaaaacacaagaacaAAGTTTATTTCATGagaacatttttaatataaaaataagtacaggaataataaaaaatattaacttattacaagcataaattttaaatacaaatacagTATTTAAAATGCAAGAGATAAAAAGtgtaaatattgtttaaaaatatctCAAAAGATGAGTGTAATTTTCTCTAATTCACTACATTGAATTGTAATCAATTTTAGTCAATTTTGACAGATATAAGATATttcgaaaaaaaattaacaaagttTAATGAGTTCAACAACCGTATCAGCTTTATTTATACTATGAATTaattagaaatcaagtttatatttttttattcataaaaaatgaTGACATTTAAGAGAGTTTATAACAATTCATGTAAGATGTTCAACCAACCATACCAGTGAACTTGACAATTAGAAATGAAATTTGATTTtacttttgagaataaaaacCAACAAAGGTATCATGCCTGTGAATAAATATGACAGCATAAAACCATTTAGATTTTCAGTCATTATCCTATTTTCTCTTTAACAAGCTGGATCAGTGAAGAACACATCATGTTATATAAAGAACatcataaaatgaaaaaaaagaaacaccAATATTTGAAGCACTGATCTACATAAACAATCTCTCACCACCATCATACAAGTTGCAACATTTTCACCCTTGCAAATAGATGCATGCACTAAGAAGCTTCTCTCATTAgttacattttcttttgaaaagaaaaacataagaaCACCATAAACCCTTGCAACACTGTTGAAACTTGAAAACAATGTGCTTCAAAAATCTGAACCTGGCAACTctatacataataataataataataataatagtaattcaACAAAAGTAATGATAGTTGCACACACTTTACTAGCATGCTCCTCAAAACACTGCTCTCCATGCCATTAAACAAGACCATTGATTGCAACTTGTTCTACATCATCTAGATTTCACACATTATAATGTGCaactcattttccaattcataaaTCTAACAAGTCATCTTCTGCTAAAACTTCGAAGAGCCAACAGTTAGGTATTAAGGACCCTATACAGCTAAAccctttattttctttctctctattGTTCCCCCATTTTCAACCTTCAGTTAAATTGTGCAGTCAACAAGAAAATTCCAAAgtctttgttgttgttgttgtagtAGTAACATGGCTATATAAGAATCCACACACTATAACTCTGTTTTCAACCGCCCTGTtcaatttaacaataaattacaAAGAATCAGACACTTGATAGTGATTGTGCAGACAACCTAAAGTAAACTGAGATTCTGTCTACTGTTACCATTGGGTCCCAAGTTGTCAAGTGCTGTATTAGAATCGTATCCAATTCCATAGAAGCTTTGGAACTCATGGTCCAAAACATTCTGCATGTAAGAGTATcagtatttttcaaaattgagaACTAAAGGGTGTTGATTAGAGCAGTGTAAATAGAATATGCACCTAAAAAAGTTTAAAGGGTTTTTACATTATCATTCATTTACAAAAGTTAAGTTTGATGAATTTAACTAACTATCTTAAAAACAATACCAAGGATGATTTCTGATTGATTGTTTTTACTTTGACAACAGTGCATAGAAAGTAAACTCATCAGAGTGTAACGTGTTCAGAGATGTTTAGTCTTTTTACCTGGGGCAAAGGAGGGAATTGTGATGATGTACTAGGCATGCCAGCCAATGTTCCATGGAAATTTCCACTGGGGAATGTGTGAGAGGAATTGATACCAGGACCATATGCACTAATTCCATGTCCTATGCGTGATTGAAGAATCTAAGTGAAGAGAAATGAAATCATCTTAATTCAATCtgttaaaatatagaaaatggaCCAAGAAGGTTAAGGCCTTCACTCACATCCTTGGATATAATCCTGTCTACATCAAAGTTTAGTTCTGGGTTCACTGTGGCAAGTTTCATGGACAAAAACTGCAAAATATCTCTTTCATAAGTTCACTGACCAAATCACAAAACCATAATAATTGAACAGACAAAAAAGTTGTCATATTgagttatcataaaaaaatttcttactATGCACTATTCCCTTTTAAATGGTAAATTGAAATCATAAATTATGACACTACTTTCATACCTCAACCTGTTGCTGAAGTGATTGCACGTAGTTTATTATCTCATCCAGCATTACGGCTTTGCCAGTTATCTAACAGAAACCAAAGACACCATCATGGTTTAACCAAAGAGAAAATTAGTACGCAAAGACATCATCATACTTTCAGAGAAACCATTTAACACAATCACAATATTCAAATCACCTTGTTGCAACCAGGAACAAGTTCTTGAAGCAGCCTCATTCGCTCACTAATCTTTTCTCTTCTCACCTGCAAACAAAAAAGTTGTATAATTAGACAATGAAAAATACATAAAGGGTTTCAAACTTTTTCATGACAAATATTGGGGTGAGACGGGGATGGTACTCTTTCTGCAAGACTGTGGCTGTTTGTGGCTTGTCCTCTTCTAGCTCTCACGTGAATGAAGTTTTCTTTAGGAGCTTCTCCACTTTGAGAACTGTTGTCCTTAGCTTGCTTCGCTGATTGCTTGCCACGCAAATCTGCACTGTTGTTCTGCTCAACTTTTGGCTTCTTTTCATGTTCTTTTGGACCATCACAGGCCCTCCCCGGAGAATCTTTCACAGTTTCACTCTCAGCATTCTAATCCAACCTCATAAAGCGTTTCTTTCATTAGCTCTCACAACCACACAAAACAACACCAATGAAACATTCCAAAAGTCCTAAACGAGATAGTATGTAGGACAAAACATATATACACTTGCTTAGATGTTTCTCCTATTGTTCTCTaagtaaaattagaatttcaCTCTGATAATGCATGTTGATCTTAATACAAATCTTTTTGTGTGGATAGAAGAAGTAAAACTCCAATTTAGATGGGAAAACAACACACAAGAAATACTTAAGAAAGTGCATCTAAGTTTTGTCCTTGGAGATATCACATTGAAATGAACAAACCTTATTTGGGCTGAAGGTAGAATTATGATCAAGCCCTCTCTTTCTTCTATTCCCACTAGGACCAGATCCTGGTGCTTCCTCTTCAGGAATTGAATCCTCAACCTGAGATTGTTCACCATTAATCTGAGTGTCCTTGATCGGATTATAATGTGGTGGGTACCCTGAGTTAGCCACATCAGCAGACCCATGCTGGACAAAAGAGGCAGCACCAACCATTTCTGAGAAGCCCCTGCTTGCATAGGAGTGAACCTTGGGGACCATGCCCCCTAGATTTGAGTCAGACATGTATTGAACAAGGTG
This window of the Vigna angularis cultivar LongXiaoDou No.4 chromosome 7, ASM1680809v1, whole genome shotgun sequence genome carries:
- the LOC108337665 gene encoding LOW QUALITY PROTEIN: protein PELPK1 (The sequence of the model RefSeq protein was modified relative to this genomic sequence to represent the inferred CDS: substituted 1 base at 1 genomic stop codon) is translated as MGTCGLSKVIFSFVFLMLLSASSHTEVAGARVLLESALPKPEVSQLPKPEFSASHIPAFPKPELPKVPQLPNIAEIPPLSIPELPKLSKVPEVSKELSKIPEIPKSKLSKLELPKVLELPKPELPKIAEIPKISELSKPELSKVSELSKLESPKVSEVSKFELPKVPELPKVPELPKVLELPKVPKFPKSELPKVSELPKPELPKVPELPKAEFPKVPELPKVAELHKPELPKVPEIPKSELPKIPEMPNIPEFPKPELPKVSEFSKLESPKGPKFELPKVPELPKVPELPKSELPKSELPKVPELPKSELSKVPKLPKSELSKVPELPKVPELPKPELPKLELPKILEMPKIPELPKSELPKTGFPKIPELSKPELPKDPELPKSELPKEVEIPKIPELPKPELSKVPELSKLYSPKVSEVPKFELPKVPELSKVPEFLKVLELTKVPELPKFELPKSELHKTELPKTPKMPKIPELAKPELSKVLELSKSELPKVPXMPELPKVSKLLKFELPKPEFSKVP
- the LOC108338552 gene encoding transcription factor bHLH74 isoform X1, which produces MGGQENAMGFQHGNENILTCPSSGLSVANVNVSEMAISSVSMAKPSDVANPFLASSAWDPLVSLSQAQTFGGSSMVSHTDFANANSSYPLVLENQGITNTSHLVQYMSDSNLGGMVPKVHSYASRGFSEMVGAASFVQHGSADVANSGYPPHYNPIKDTQINGEQSQVEDSIPEEEAPGSGPSGNRRKRGLDHNSTFSPNKNAESETVKDSPGRACDGPKEHEKKPKVEQNNSADLRGKQSAKQAKDNSSQSGEAPKENFIHVRARRGQATNSHSLAERVRREKISERMRLLQELVPGCNKITGKAVMLDEIINYVQSLQQQVEFLSMKLATVNPELNFDVDRIISKDILQSRIGHGISAYGPGINSSHTFPSGNFHGTLAGMPSTSSQFPPLPQNVLDHEFQSFYGIGYDSNTALDNLGPNGRLKTEL
- the LOC108338552 gene encoding transcription factor bHLH74 isoform X2 codes for the protein MVSHTDFANANSSYPLVLENQGITNTSHLVQYMSDSNLGGMVPKVHSYASRGFSEMVGAASFVQHGSADVANSGYPPHYNPIKDTQINGEQSQVEDSIPEEEAPGSGPSGNRRKRGLDHNSTFSPNKNAESETVKDSPGRACDGPKEHEKKPKVEQNNSADLRGKQSAKQAKDNSSQSGEAPKENFIHVRARRGQATNSHSLAERVRREKISERMRLLQELVPGCNKITGKAVMLDEIINYVQSLQQQVEFLSMKLATVNPELNFDVDRIISKDILQSRIGHGISAYGPGINSSHTFPSGNFHGTLAGMPSTSSQFPPLPQNVLDHEFQSFYGIGYDSNTALDNLGPNGRLKTEL